GATGGATGCCCGAGACATATTTGAGAGTTTAGAAATATTTTTTTTAGACATATATATAATCATGCATGCGGTTGTATATATACGTTACTACGGCTTTGTTCTGATTATCTTATAGTAAGTGACATCACCTTCTTCATCTACAATAGCCATAAGAGCGGTCGCCCTTATGTTGTGAGAAAGCCTCACATATCTCGACCATTCCTGAGGCATTAGCATGTGGTTTTCAGAATATGCATGAACATTATATTTTGTATGCTCTTTGGTTTCCTTGCTGCCTTCTTTGTAGGGATTCACGCCCCTGTCGTAAACTCTAAAATGCGTTCCGAATTTGAAGCCGGATTTTACGATATAACCGCGGTTTCTTAAATCCCTGTAAACAGTAAATTTCTGCGGGAACTCCTTATCAACAATCATGCATTTTTCATAGAATACCTGTGAAGTTATGGGTTTTCCTTCATAGTTAATTTTTATGTGTCCTCGGTCAATCAGAAGCATCGCTTCCTCCAGGCTTAGCTGAAGATAAGTTACTTTTTCCTCATCAATCCATTTTCCGAAATATTTCTCTGAATATATCCGATTCCCTTCGTCCTTGCTCCAAACAACGACCTTGCTTTCAAGGAATTCCGCATTTGCAAGAATTTCGCCGATCTTAAATAAGGGTTGAGCCTCCGGCTTTTGCATCTCAATAGTGTCTGAGACTTTAGAATTTTCAATTAGCTCTAGAGACTCACCAGTAAGTTCCGGATTTTCTGCAGAAGCCTTATTTTTTTGTTTTTTTGACATAAATTGCCTCAATTCAATAATATTACAATCCAAAGCATATAAGATAGGTTGTAACTCTTCTCGCTTCGCCACATTAACCATTAATCGCGAAGCTCGAAGCTTTTTTGTTTTGCAATGCATAAAACATATGCAAAACAAATGGGGCCGACGTGATTTGAACACGTGACACCTAGATCTTCAGTC
Above is a window of Nanoarchaeota archaeon DNA encoding:
- the endA gene encoding tRNA-intron lyase, which gives rise to MSKKQKNKASAENPELTGESLELIENSKVSDTIEMQKPEAQPLFKIGEILANAEFLESKVVVWSKDEGNRIYSEKYFGKWIDEEKVTYLQLSLEEAMLLIDRGHIKINYEGKPITSQVFYEKCMIVDKEFPQKFTVYRDLRNRGYIVKSGFKFGTHFRVYDRGVNPYKEGSKETKEHTKYNVHAYSENHMLMPQEWSRYVRLSHNIRATALMAIVDEEGDVTYYKIIRTKP